From Methanocella sp., the proteins below share one genomic window:
- the glnA gene encoding type I glutamate--ammonia ligase: MASEKNKQLKSLIKEKKIKYVDYKFIDVPGTWQHKTHPVAELTDDIFTEGTGFDGSSIRGFQGIEDSDMLLIPDADSAFVDPFIAEPTISLTCDVLDPSGMKPYDRDPRHIAAKAEAYLKSTGIADKSYMGPELEFFIFDDVQFDVLTPYKGMSYSINSNEGIWNSNHNTTPNLGHRPRFKEGYFPVAPTDTQIDIRNEMVGTMMDMGMRIELHHHEVATGGQAEIGMRFNTLKKIADQTMMYKYVVKNVANRNGKTATFMPKPMYGDNGSGMHTHQSLWKNDKPLFFDKDGYGMLSKTALYYIGGLLTHAHSLLALCSPSTNSYKRLVPGYEAPVNLVFSSRNRSAAVRIPMYSDNPKTKRIEFRPPDSTCNPYLAFAAMMMAGVDGIKNKIDPTKAGFGPINKNIYHLPEAEKAKIKSVPGSLDQALNALAEDHKYLTQGGVFSEDFLDGWISYKRENEIDPVRIRPHPYEMYLYYDA; encoded by the coding sequence ATGGCATCTGAAAAGAACAAACAGTTAAAGAGTCTCATTAAAGAGAAAAAGATTAAATATGTCGATTATAAGTTCATCGATGTCCCGGGAACCTGGCAGCATAAGACGCACCCGGTCGCTGAGCTTACTGATGATATTTTTACCGAAGGCACGGGCTTTGACGGCTCGAGCATCCGGGGATTCCAGGGCATCGAGGATAGCGACATGCTGCTCATACCAGATGCGGACTCCGCATTCGTAGACCCGTTCATCGCCGAGCCCACGATATCGCTTACCTGCGACGTCCTGGACCCGAGCGGCATGAAGCCCTACGACAGGGACCCCCGGCACATCGCCGCAAAGGCCGAGGCATACCTGAAGTCGACCGGCATCGCGGACAAGAGCTACATGGGCCCGGAACTGGAGTTCTTCATCTTCGACGACGTCCAGTTCGACGTGCTTACCCCGTACAAGGGCATGAGCTATTCCATTAACTCGAACGAGGGCATCTGGAACTCGAACCACAACACCACCCCGAACCTGGGCCACCGCCCGAGGTTCAAGGAAGGGTACTTCCCGGTGGCGCCCACGGACACCCAGATCGACATCAGGAACGAGATGGTCGGCACAATGATGGACATGGGCATGCGGATCGAGCTGCACCACCACGAGGTCGCGACCGGGGGCCAGGCCGAGATCGGCATGCGGTTCAACACGCTCAAGAAAATCGCGGACCAGACCATGATGTACAAGTACGTGGTCAAGAACGTCGCAAATCGCAACGGCAAGACCGCCACGTTCATGCCCAAGCCGATGTATGGCGACAATGGCAGCGGCATGCACACCCACCAGAGCCTGTGGAAGAACGATAAGCCCCTGTTCTTCGACAAGGACGGGTATGGCATGCTCTCGAAGACCGCTTTATACTATATCGGCGGCTTACTGACTCACGCCCACTCATTGCTTGCATTATGCAGCCCGAGCACCAACTCGTACAAGAGGCTCGTGCCCGGCTACGAGGCGCCCGTGAACCTGGTCTTCTCGAGCAGGAACAGGAGCGCCGCAGTCCGTATACCCATGTACTCGGACAACCCCAAGACCAAGCGTATCGAGTTCCGACCGCCGGATTCGACGTGCAACCCGTACCTGGCGTTCGCCGCCATGATGATGGCCGGCGTCGACGGCATCAAGAACAAGATCGACCCGACCAAGGCGGGATTTGGCCCAATCAACAAGAACATCTACCACCTGCCAGAGGCAGAGAAGGCAAAGATCAAGTCCGTGCCGGGCTCGCTCGACCAGGCGCTCAACGCGCTGGCAGAGGACCACAAGTACCTCACCCAGGGCGGCGTCTTCAGCGAGGACTTCCTGGATGGCTGGATCAGCTACAAGCGGGAGAACGAGATCGACCCCGTCAGGATCAGGCCACATCCATACGAGATGTACCTGTACTACGATGCTTAG